The genomic DNA AATATCTTCAAGGCGCTCCCTTTGCTCCCGGCTTCAACCCGCAAAGCGGCGCCAAAAAGTTTGGGAGATTCTCAAGGACCTTTTTCAAAAGGTTCTTGAGCGGGGTCCGGTGCAGCGCCCCGGCCGCCGGAGGCACTCCTCTTAGAAGCCCTCTTCCAGCGGCGGCCAGACAAGGGCCTGCGTTTCCACGCCCATGTCGGACGCGGATGCGTCGGCCAATTTTCGCTCGCCCGGCTTAAGGTGCACTATCCTGCCGCGCGTTTCCAGACGGCCTTCGGCCAGCCACTGCAAGGCCTGGGGATAGATGCGGTGTTCCAGCTTGAGGATGCGCGCCCCAAGCTCGTCGCCGTCTTCCCCCGGCTGGCAGGGAACGGCGGCCTGGACGATGACCGGACCGTGATCCATCTGTTCGTCCACGAAATGCACGGTGCAACCGGAAATCTTGACCCCGTATTCCGCAGCGTCGTCCTGGCCATGTACGCCGGGAAAACTCGGCAGCAAAGCGGGATGGATGTTGATGACGCGGCCCCGGAACGGTTCGAGAAAAACCGGAGTGACGATGCGCATGAACCCGGCCATGACCACCGCGCCGGCCCCGTTCACGCCCGATTCCCGGAGGACCCGGACCAATTCCTCGTCAAAGGACTCGCGGGAATCGAAATCCGTGTGCAGCAGCACGCGGGTGGGGATGTTGTGGTTGCGCGCCCGGGTCAGGCCGTAGGCGTCCTCACGATTGGACACCACGACCTTGATTTCGGCGTCAAGCGCACCCGCTTCGATGCGGTCGATGATGGATTGCAGATTGGACCCGCCCCCGGATACGAGGACGGCGATGGGCATTGCCATGGATGCTCCCTTGGATGGTTGAAAACGGGGGGATTGGCCCCGCCCCAGAACTTGGCCCAAAGCGCGCGCTTTTTCAAGAACGGATTTCCCGCCTGGGCGCCGCATTGCTTTTTCGACCCGCGATCCTTATATTCCGCCGAATTCGACCCGATACCCCCAAATACCCCTATGAAACGCCTGTTCATTCCCCTGATTTTCCTTTTGCTGCTCGGTCCCGATCCGGTTGCGGCCAGCGACCTGCTCGTCATCACCGAGTCCAACCCGCCCTTCACTTTCAACGAAACCGGCGGCCCCGCCGGGATCGCCACGGACCTGTTCCTGCTCATGGCCAAACGGGCCGGACTCGATGTGAAGAGGTCGGACATCAAATTCTGGCCATGGGCGCGCGGATACCAGGAGATACGCGAAAAGCCCAACGTGATCCTCTTCGCCACCGCCCGGACCGGCGAACGGGAGGCGCAGTTCCGCTGGATAGGTCCCATCGCCACCCTGCGCAGCGGGCTGATCGCCTTGAAGTCCAGACGTCTCGTCATCACTGACCCGGTATGGGGAGCGTGGCGATACCGATACGGCACCATACGATCCAGCGCCTCGGAACAGGAGCTGACCAGCCAGGGCGTACCGCCAGCCTGGATGGAACGCGTGCACGACCGCGTCCTGAACATACGCAAACTCGTCAACGGCCATATCGACGTCCTGGTGGGCAACGAGACGAACACCTACCACACCATCCGCCGTCTGGGACTGGACCCGAACGACTTTGAAATGGTCTACCAGCTCATGACCACCGACCTCTACTATGCCGCCAGCCTGGACATGGACCCCGACGTCGTGAACAGGCTGCAAACCGCCCTGGATTCCCTCAAAGCCGACGGCACCGCCGCCCGCATCGCCGTACAATACCGATAGAACCGGCTGAGACGCCGCCTTCCGGGAAAAAGCGCCGACCCGCGCAATACTCGACGCCGGGCGATAGCGCGATCGCCCAGAGTGTGATACGGATTACCATTACCGAGTTCACGTAGGCGTTTTCCCGGCGGATAGGCGCGCGGCACGACGCCTCCGGCACACCCAAGGAGATTCCCCATGGCAGGAAAATACGAAAGGAAACAGGCAAAGGACGAACAGTGGATGTTCAACCTCAAGGCCGGAAACGGCGAGATCATCCTGACCAGCGAACTCTACACCACCAAAGGCGCGTGCGACAACGGCATTGCCAGCGTGCAGAAGAACAGCCCCCTGGATGAACGCTATGAGCGCAAGGAAGCCAAAAACGGCAAGCCCTATTTCGTGCTCAAGGCCGGCAATCACCAGGTCATCGGCAAGAGCGAAATGTACTCTTCCAAGTCGGCCATGGAGAACGGAATCAACTCCGTGAAAACCAACGGCCCGAGCACGAACATCGTGGACGCCTAGCCTTTCCGGCTGACGATGAAAAAGGACCGGCGCGCATGAACTGCGCGCCGGTCCTTTTTGTTCGTCGTGTGCGGCCGGGCCTATTCGGCGGCCGCGTCCGCAAGAAGGGCGTCCACCAGTCCGGGAATGGTGTAGTCGCCCGGCTCGATGTCAGGAGTCAGGCCGAATCCCCTGACCGTCTCGGAGGTGATGGGGCCGATGGAGGCGATCTTCACGCCCGGGCACGCCTTGAAGGCGTCCGCCGGAACGAGCTCGAAGAAATTCTCCACAGTGCTCGACGAGGTGAAGGTCACGTAGCGGATCTCGCCGGAGGTCAGCGCTTCCATGATCTCGTCGCCGCTCGCCTGACCCAGCCGAGTCTCGTAGACCGGCAGGACCGTGACATTGCAGCCCGCCGCCTTCAACTCGCTGGGCAGGACCTCGCGGGCCACCTTGGCGCGCGGGATGAGCACGTCCGAGCCCTGGATGCCGCGTTCGAGCAGCCCCTTGACCACGTGCTCGGCCACGTATTTCTCCGGAATGAAGTCCGGCTCGATGCCGCGCGCCCGCAGCTCGTCGGCCGTGGCCGGGCCGATGGCCGCGACCTGCATTCCGCCGAAGATGCGCGCGTCCAGGCCGATGGCCCGGAGCTGCTGCCAGAAATATTTCACGCCGTTGACCGAGGTGAACACCACCCACTGGTAGCGGGCCAGTTGCAGGATGGCGGTCTCGACCTCGGCGTAGTCGTCCAGAGGCTCCACCGAAATGGTCGGGAACTCGCGGACGCACGCCCCCTGTTCACGCAGGACGTTGACCAGACCGGACGCCTGCTCGCGGGCGCGGGTGACGATCACGCCCTGTCCGAGCATGGGTTTCTTCTCGAACCAGCCCAGCTTGTCATGCAGGCTGCACACGCCGCCCACGATGATGATGGACGGGGCCTTCCACTGCCGGGCCTTGGCCTCTTCGGCCACCCGGTCCAGGGTGGACACGAACGAAGTCTGGTTGCAGCGCGTGCCCCAGCGCACCAACGCCACGGGAGTATCGGCGGCACGGCCGTTGTCCATGAGATTCTGGGCGATCATGGGCAGGTTGCCCACCCCCATGTAGAAAACCAGGGTGGAGGTTGACCGGCCGTACACCGCCCAATCGTGCCCGGATTCGGACTTGGTCGGGTCCTCGTGTCCGGTGATGAAGCAAACGCTGGTGGTGAAGTCGCGGTGGGTCACGGGAATGCCCGCATAGGCCGGAGCGGCCACGCCTGCGGTGATGCCCGGCACCACCTCGAAGTCGATGCCCGCCTCGACAAGCTCCTCGCCTTCCTCACCGCCGCGTCCGAAGACATACGGATCGCCGCCCTTCAACCGGCAGACGCGCCGCCCGGAACGGGCCTTGTCCACGATCAGGTCGTTGATCCTGTCCTGCGGCAGGGTGTGGTCGCCGCCCTTCTTGCCCACGTACAGAATTTCGCAGTCAGGCTTGCACCACTTCAGGAATTCGGCGTTGGCCAGATAGTCATAGATCATCACGTCGCAGGTCTCGATGATCTCCTTGGCCCGAAGGGTGAGCATCCCCGGATCGCCCGGGCCCGCTCCGACGAGAAACACGTTTGCCATAAGTTTGCCTCCTGCGGCCGGGAAACCTTTCAAGAAGCTCCCCGGACCCTCCAAAACTATTATCGCGGCGCAGGTCCGTTGCGCGAAATCCGCAATCCGCTGCGCCGTTTCAGGGCCTGTTCGTTGCCCGGGACGCTAGCCCATCACCGACTCAAGACGCGCCTTGAGCTGGGTGAGCTTGGTCTTTTCCTCTTCCATTTCGGCGAGCTTCTTCTTCTCGCCCTCGACCACCTCGGCCGGAGCGTTGTTGACGAAGCCTGGATTCTTGAGCTTGCCCGCCACGCCCTTCATGGTCTTTTCGAGCTTGCCCAGATTCTTGTCCAGACGCGCCAGCTCGGACTCGAAGTCCACCACGCCTTCCAGCGGGACGGACAGCTCGTTGCCCTGGACCACCGCCGCGCCCGAGGCCTTGGGAGCCTTGACGTCCGGTCCGATGGTCACGTTCTCGATGCGGGCCAGTGCCCGGATCAGATCGAGGTTGGCCTCAAGCACGGCCTTGTCGCCGTCACTGACGGTCTTGATGAGCAGGTCGAGCTTCTTGGCCGGTTCGATCAGAAGCTCGGTGCGGATGTTCCGGGTGCCGGAAACCACGCCCATGAACAGCTCCATCTCAGCCTCGGCCTTTTCGTCCAGGCAGCCGGGCCGCTTTTCCGGGAACGGCAGGGTGGCGATGTCCTCGGAGCGGTCGTCGCCCGCGGGACGGGGCAGCACGGACCAGATTTCCTGGGTGATGAACGGCGTGACCGGATGAAGCAGAACCATGGTCTCGGACAGCACGGTCCACAGAACCCGCTGCGTGTCCGCCTTGGCCTTTTCGTCCTCGCCGTACAGGGCGGGCTTGATCATCTCCAGATACCAGTCGCAGAACTCGGACCAGATGAACTTGTAAAGGGTCTGGGCGATCTCGTTGAACCGATACTCCAGAGTGGCGGCCGCGATGGACTCCTTGACCTCCTCCAGCCGATGGAGAATCCAGCGGTTGGCCAATCCCTCGGCCTCGGTCACGTCCACATCGGGAATCTCGTCGGGCAGGTTCATCATGGCGAACCTGGTGGCGTTCCAGACCTTGTTCATGAAGTGCTTGTAGCCCTCGATGCGCTGCTCAGAGAGCTTGATGTCCCGGCCCATGGCCGCAAAGCTGGTCAGGGTGAAACGCAGGGCGTCCGCGCCGTACTTCTCGATCATGTCCAGGGGGTCGATGACGTTGCCCGTGGACTTGGACATCTTCTTGCCCTGCTCGTCGCGGACCAGGGCGTGGATGTAGACGTGATGGAACGGTATCTCCTTCATGAACTGGAGGCCCATCATCATCATGCGGGCCACCCAGAAGAAGAGAATATCGAAGCCGGTGACCAGGCAGGAGGTCGGGTAGTACTTGGCCAGCTCCTTGGTGTCGTCAGGCCAGCCCATGGTCGAGAACGGCCACAGCGCCGAGGAAAACCAGGTGTCGAGCACATCCTCTTCCTGGACCAGCCTGGAGGAGCCGCACTTGGTGCAGACGGTCGGATCTTCCTTGGCCACGATGAGCTCGCCGCAATCCTCGCAGGTCCAGGCCGGAATGCGGTGGCCCCACCAAATCTGACGGGAAATGCACCAGTCGCGGATTTCGTCGAGCCACTGGTAGTAGGTCTTGGTCCAATGCTCGGGGAAAATCTGCGTCTTCCCGGGAACCGCGGCGCGCGCCTTTTCGGCCAGAGGCTTCATGGACACGAACCACTGAGTGGAAACATGGGGCTCGATGGTGGACTTGCAGCGATAGCAGACGCCGACCGAGTGGTCGTGGTCCACGATCTCGCCGAGCAGGCCCTCGGCGTCGAGGTCTTCGAGCACGGCCTTGCGCGCGTCGGTCACGGACAGGCCCCGGTACTTCTCGGGGGCGTTGTCGTTGATGAAGCCCTGCTCGTTCAGGATGGAGATGACTTCAAGCCCGTGCCTGCGGCCGATCTCCCAGTCGTTCATGTCGTGAGCCGGGGTGACCTTCAGGCAGCCTGTGCCGAACTCGACGTCCACGTAGGAGTCGCCGATGATGGGCAGCTCGCGGCCCACCAGGGGCAGAATGGCGGTCTTGCCTATAAACTTGTTGAACCGCTCGTCGTCCGGATTCACGGCGATGGCCGAGTCGGCCAGCATAGTCTCGGGACGGGTGGTGGCGATCACGAGATGACCGGAGCCGTCTGCCAGGGGGTACTTGACGTGATGGAGCTTGCCGGGCTTGGCCTCGTGCTCGACCTCGTCGTCGGCCAGGGCGGTGTGGCAGCGGTTGCACCAGTTGATGATGTAGTCGCCCTTGTAGATCAGCCCCTGCTCGAACAGGGACACGAAAACCTCGCGCACGGCCTTGGCGCGCTGATCGTCGAAGGTGAAGCATTCGCGGGTCCAGTCGACGCTCGCGCCCATGCGGCGAATCTGGCTCAGGATGTGGTCGCCCTTCTCCTTCTTCCATTCCCAGACGCGCTCGATGAACTTCTCGCGGCCCAGGTCGTCGCGGGTCAACCCCTCTTCCTTGAGCCTGCGCTCGACCACGTTCTGGGTAGCGATGCCCGCATGGTCGGTGCCGGGCACCCACAGAACGTTCTTGCCCTGCTGTCGGTTAAAGCGGCAGAGGATATCCTGGAGCGTCAGGTTCAGGGCGTGGCCCATATGCAGAACGCCGGTGACGTTGGGCGGGGGAATGACGATGGAATAGGACTCGCCCGGACCGTCCGGGTCAGGGGTAAAGGTCTTGCTCTCTTCCCAGTGGGTCTCCCACTTGTCTTCCACATCCCACGGTTCGTAGGCTTTGGCTAACTCTTTCCGGGCCATGAAATTCCTTCCTTTATGCCTGCTGCCGGTACCTGGCGACCGACGGCCTGAGATCTCGTATGGTTACGCTTGCGCAAGTGGTTGCGCCTTTGATAGCGTCGGGCTACCCTTGTCAAGAGAGCCGCATATGTCAAGCATACATATATATTGGGACGAATCGCACTTCTGGGGGCTGTTGGCGGCCAGAGCGCTGTCCGCCTGGGCCATCCCCCACCGTCTGGTGCGCGGCTCTGAAATAGCCGATGGCGCGCTCGCTGGCAAGCTCGGCGAGATTCCGGCCGCGCTCCTCGTGCCCGGCGGACGGGCCAAAGGCAAGGCCGACCGGCTCGGCGTGCGCGGCATGGACGCGATCTGCGAATACGTAAACTCCGGCGGCGCCTACCTCGGCTTCTGCGGCGGTGCGGGCCTGGCCCTGACCGGCCCCTACGGCCTGGGACTCTCCCCCTGGACGCGCAAGGGGTACCGCAACCGGCTCCATCATTTCCTCTCAGGGCATGTGGAAGCCCGTCTGGACAACGCCAGCGGCCTGGTACCGGACGGCATGGACGAAGCCCTGCTCCCTGTCTGGTGGCCGGGCCGGTTCGATCCCGCCGACCCGTCGGTCCAGGTTCTGGCCCGCTATGGCAAGCCCGGCCCCGACTTCTGGGTGGCGGACCTCAACCTGTCCACCCTGCCCAAGGGAACCATGGCCGATTGGGAGGCCCTCTACGGCGTGAACCTGAGCCCGGACTTCATGGAGGGCTCCCCCGTGGTGGCGGCCAACCGATTCGGTGCGGGACGCGTCGTCTTGAGCTACGCCCACCTGGAGACCCCGGCCTCGGAACAGGCCAACCGTTGGCTCTCGCACCTCCTCGGCCGGGTCCTCGACGAGCCCGGCTCGGCGGCGGCAAACCGCAGGCCGGTCCCGGCCTGGGACGTGGCCGCCCGCCCCATCGTCTGGGAGGACGCCACACTCATTCGCGCCCGGCGAACCATGGAAGAGATCATCCGCACCGGGTCCGACCACTTCCTGCTGTTCTGGCGCAACCCCTGGCTGCTCGGTTGGCGGCGCGGCATCCCGGGCGCGGGCATCAACACGCTCTATTCGCTCATCTGCGAATCCCTGGCCTCCGAACCGTCGGACGAGGCCCTGACCTTCTGGCGCGGGATGCGCGACCGCTTCCAGGTGCTCATGGATCTGCTCGGCAACGGGCTGACCGGCTACCTCCTGGCCGAACGGCTGTCCATGACCGTGTTCCACTCCGATTCGGGCGCAGTCTCCAAGGAGGGACTCAGGGAGCAGCGGCGCGCCCTGTTCGGGCTGCCTCCGGAACCGGGCGGCATCTATGCGGACCTGGCCGGGATGCTGGAAGAGTTATACTGGCGCCTGTCCCTTTCGACGACTCCGTAACTATTCCTGAATCAGCCGTTTTTCCAATGGATTGCCAGCCCCGATGTCCCGTGTTAATTAATGCCGGAGAATACGCCTCTCCCCCCGGGACGGTCCGGCCGGGGCGAATTCCCCTTTCACTCCTTATCCGATCACGCGGTGGACCATGCAGGATGAAGAGGCCCTGAAAAACAGCCCGGACGCACAATTTCGCTTCTGCATGTCCGAAGACGGCATGAAGCTCGGTGTCAACCGCTACTTCCCGCCCAACGGGGGCCTTGAGCCGAGCGTGGCTCTGCTCAAGGCGCAGGTGGCCGCCTGCGGAGTCAGGCTGCCCGTGGACGAAGAAGCCGCCAAACGCATCGTCGACGCGGTCCTTGCGGGCGACGAATTCCGGGGCATCCCCCTGGTCCGAGGCATTCCGCCGAGAGAGCCGAGAGAGGCCGTCCTTGCGGCCCTGGGCGACCTGCAATTCCCCGTGTTTCCGGAAGACCGTTTCCTCCGCTACCGTCCCGCCGCCACAGCGGCCAACGGCGAATCCATCGACGGGCGCACCATCCGGCCCAACGGTTCGTTCTCGCCCAAGGCCGTCAAGGTCGAAGCGGGCGAAAACGTGGACTGGGACCCCTCGGCCGGGGCGTACTACTCCCGGGTCTGGGGCATGGCCAAAATACGCGACGGCGTGGTCTCGGTGATCCCGGCCGCCCGCATTACCGACGACGAGGTCGAGGTCGTCGGGACCATCCATCACCGAGATTTCCGGGGCGAGCCCATTACCGTCGAGCGCATCGAAAAGGAACTGCGCGACATGGGCGTGCTCATCACCGTGGACCTGGAGGCGCTCGCGGCCAAGCTCAACCAGGCCCGTGACATGAACATGCCCCTGCCCAACCAGATTCTGGTCAAGGGCGCGCATCCCGTGCCGGGGCGCGACGGCTGGCTGGAATCCCTGGTCGCCACCCGCGACGAGACCGGCACCGAGGACGCCTCGGGCAGGCTCGACTTCCGCGACCGGGGGGCCTATCCCATGGTCGTCACCGGCCAGATCATCGGCAGGCTCCACCCGCCGACCGCGGGCGAAGGCGGCATCGACATCTACGGCAAGACCATTCCGGCCAGCGCGGGACGGGAGTTGAAGATCGTCCTGGGCGAAAACGTCCTGCTCCAGAACGACGGAAAGACATACGCCTCCAAGGCGCAGGGCGTGGCGGTTCTTGAGCGGAACACCCTGTCCGTGACCCAATGCCTGATCGTCAACGGCAACGTGGACCTCAACTCGGGCAACGTGAAGGTCGAGCACGGCTCGATCAAGGTGCTGGGATCGATTCAGGCCGGATTCTCGGTCTCGGCCCCGAAGCATGTCCTGGTGGAAGGGTCCATCGAAAGCGCGACCGTCTACGCGGGCGGTCTGGTGGAAGTCAAAGGCGGCATCCTCATGCCCGACGGCGGCGAAATCGTGTGTGACGGCCGGGTCGTCGCCAACTTCGCCGTCAACGCGCGCATCCGGGCCGGACACGACGTGGTCATCGCCAACGAAATCCAGAACTCGTCCATCCGCACGGACGGCAGGCTCATCGCCCTGTCCGGCAAAGGCACGGTCCTGGGCGGCGAAGTCGTGGCCCGCAAGGGCATCGAGATCAACGAACTCGGGTCCGAACTGGGCGTGGCCACGTCCGTGGGAATCATCGTCGAGGACGCCGAAGACGATGATCTGCGGGAGGAGCGCATCCGGGTGACCCAGTCCATCAAGAAAATCGACGCCACCCTGGGCACCGAACCGCCCGAGACGCTCCTGGCGCGCACGCCCGAAGCCAAACGGCCAGCACTGATCGAGGTCATCAAACACCGCGAGGCCCTTGTCCGGCGGCGCGACGCCCTGAGCGACAAGATCAACAGCCGTGTCATCCGCCACCAACGCGAACTGGAGGGCCTCACCATCCGGGTGAAGAAAATGGTCCACCCCGGCGCGATGATAGGATTCTGCAACGTCAGGAAAAAGGTCGAGAAGCGGCTCGAAGCCACGCTTTTTTACTGGGACGCGGAAAAACGCGACATCCTCGGCCGCTGATCGTCAACTCCCGTATTCGACCCGCATCAGGGTCAGCCCCTGCGGCGGGACCGTGGCCGGCGCCAGGGTTCTGTCGCCGGATTCGAGAAGGGCGCGCACGTCGTCCGGCTCCATCCTTCCCCGCCCGCAAGCCACCAGGCAGCCGACAAGGTTGCGCACCATCTGCTTGAGGAAACCATTGGCCGAAAACCGCCAGACCGATTCGAACTCGGTCGGGCCGGGATGGCGCGAAATCTCGGTCACGGTCCGCACGGTGGACTCGACGTCCGTGCCGACGTTCTGAAAGGCGGCGAAGTCATGCTCGCCCGAGAGGATCGCGGCGGCCTCCTCCATACGCGCGAAGTCCACCGGCCCGCATGCCCAGACGAAACGGCGTCGCTGGGGAAGACAAAAGGCCCGCTCGTGCCACAGGCAGTATTCGTAGGTTTTGGAAACGGCCCCGTACCGGGCATGGAAATCGTCGGCCGCCCAAGCGGCATCAAGCACGCGCACGTCCTTCGGCAGGAGCGCGTTCAGGCTGCGCTGCCAAGGGAAGTTGGGGCGGTCGTCCGGGCAGTCGAAATGAACGGTCTGCCCCAGGGCATGGACCCCGGAATCCGTCCGCCCCGAACCGTGGACGCGGATCGGCCCGCCCAGGATGGTCTCAAGGGCGCGCTCCAGCTCGCCCTGCACGGTGCGGTCGGCGGGCTGCACCTGCCAGCCGCAAAATTCCGTGCCCTCATAGGCCAGGATCATTCGGACGCGCGTCATGGGCCTGCTATACGTGAAGGCGGCCCGCAGTTCAACGCCGGACGGCAGCAAAAAAGGCGGGCGGCCGTCAGACCGCCCGCCCGCAATTATCGGGGTTGCCGAGTCTAGTTCTCGAAGGGAATCTGCAACCTGGTCAGCTCCTCGGAGAGCTTGGCGGCCTTCTTGGATTCCACGAAGGAGAGAATCTCGCCCGCCTGCCTGCCGCGCATTCCCGACAGGACCTTGACGGCCAGATCGTCGTCCATGGACTGCAATATTTCGGCGGCCTTCTTGGCCTTGGTGTTGGAAAGCATGTCCACCAGCTTCTTGACGCGCTGGTCCTTGAGCTGCTTGGCCTCGGCGAGCATGGACTTGATCTCGGCATGGAGTTTCTCGACCCGCTCGGCTTCGGCCTTGATGGAAGCCTCCATCTCCTTGAGAGCGCGCTCCTTGGCGGCCAGCTCGTCTTCCTTACGCTTCAGGGCCTTCCACTCCTCGGGCAAATCCTCTTCGGTGCGCTTTTCGGCGGCGGTACGATCCAGGGCGGCCTCGGACTTTGCCGCGCGGTTGGCCTCGGAATCCGCCTTGTCGGCGATGGGCGTGGAAGCAGCCGCATCGTTCCGGGCGGGGGCGGCGTTGTCCTGGGCAGCGGCGGTTTCGCCGGACAAAACGTCGGGCAACACGTTCCCGACAGCCCTGAGCGTCATGGAATCGACGCTCAGAAGGCCGAACACGGTCAGCTTCAGCAAAGCCAGAAAGACGAGACTGACGAGGACTTTAGTGATCGTGAGATTTGAACCGGAGCGTTGCCGTTTCATCGTTTTCCTTTTCTTCGCGGGCGTTTTCTCGATCATGATGCCTCTTGGCTTGCGTTTGCTTGAGCTTCTCCAGGAGCTTCTTGTCCCTGGAACGTTCCACAGCTTCCGTGCGGCATCGTTGCAATTTGAGTTCCAAACCCTGCAAATCCACCCTGGCGATGGCCACGTCCTGGGACAAGGCGTCCTTGTATTGCCGCCACAGCCACATGTCGTTGGCCGAGCCGTGCGACTCCGCCTCGGCTGCCAAATGGGCCTCCAACCGCTCCTCCAGGCCGCGCAGGACCTCGGCCTGGGCGTCGCGCGCGGCCCTGGCCCGGGCGAGCGCGCCCCTGGCCTGCTCCTCAAGCTGCTCGCGGTAATCGAGCACCTTGTCGAGCTTGAAACGAAACGGTTTGGACACGATTCGAAATCCTTTCGAAAAAAAGGACGGCGGCTAGGCTTCGGCCCCGGCGGGCTTACCGGCCATGCCGCAGTACCCGACGCCCTGCTCGCGGTCCACCCAGCGCCACATCATGCACTGGGCCACCTGGCACATCTTCATCTTGTCGTCATGGGTCATGAGCAGGGGGCAGAACAAAAATTTGGCGTCATCCACGTGAACGAGCATGGGGCTTCTCCTTGCGGCAAATGAAAAACGGCGCGCCGACCGATCGGCGCGCCGTCAATATAGCGTGTATCAACTCCGCTGACTAGCTGCCGGGCACGGTTTCGCGCTGAGCCACCTCGGCGGCCACGGCCGGGGCCTCGGCCACGGGCTGCGGGCTCTCCCCGCCCATGGAAACAAGGGTCTCCATGCCGAGCAGGGACTTGAGCTTTTCGAGCGCGAGCACCGAGCGGCGGGCGTTCTCGTCCAGCACCTCGGCGTAGCCGCCGTCGCGAATGACCTTGGCGTAGTCG from Pseudodesulfovibrio thermohalotolerans includes the following:
- the truA gene encoding tRNA pseudouridine(38-40) synthase TruA; its protein translation is MTRVRMILAYEGTEFCGWQVQPADRTVQGELERALETILGGPIRVHGSGRTDSGVHALGQTVHFDCPDDRPNFPWQRSLNALLPKDVRVLDAAWAADDFHARYGAVSKTYEYCLWHERAFCLPQRRRFVWACGPVDFARMEEAAAILSGEHDFAAFQNVGTDVESTVRTVTEISRHPGPTEFESVWRFSANGFLKQMVRNLVGCLVACGRGRMEPDDVRALLESGDRTLAPATVPPQGLTLMRVEYGS
- a CDS encoding MotE family protein, with amino-acid sequence MKRQRSGSNLTITKVLVSLVFLALLKLTVFGLLSVDSMTLRAVGNVLPDVLSGETAAAQDNAAPARNDAAASTPIADKADSEANRAAKSEAALDRTAAEKRTEEDLPEEWKALKRKEDELAAKERALKEMEASIKAEAERVEKLHAEIKSMLAEAKQLKDQRVKKLVDMLSNTKAKKAAEILQSMDDDLAVKVLSGMRGRQAGEILSFVESKKAAKLSEELTRLQIPFEN
- the fliJ gene encoding flagellar export protein FliJ, which encodes MSKPFRFKLDKVLDYREQLEEQARGALARARAARDAQAEVLRGLEERLEAHLAAEAESHGSANDMWLWRQYKDALSQDVAIARVDLQGLELKLQRCRTEAVERSRDKKLLEKLKQTQAKRHHDRENAREEKENDETATLRFKSHDH